A window of Trichocoleus sp. FACHB-46 genomic DNA:
TCCTTGGGCAACTTCACCACGATTCGACAAATGTTGGATCATGGTCTCGACCCAATGGTGTTACGGCTGTTTGTGTTGATGGCCCACTACCGCAAACCCATCGACTTTACCGATGAAGCGATCGCCTCGGCTAATAACAGTTGGGACACGATGAAAGAAGGACTGCTATTTGGCTATCAATATGCGGAGCAACTGAACTGGCCCGATCGCCAAGATTCCGACTTTGGGAATTCCGCCAACATGCGGATTGATATTCAGAGCGATCCTGTGCAACGCTTTCAGGCAGCAATGGATGACGACTTTAACACCCCTAGCGGTGTCGCCGTTTTGTTTGAACTTGCAAAAGCTCTGATCCGCGAAGGTAACCTCTTGGTTCACCAAGGCAAAACTGAGGTGGATGCTCAAACACTACGCGCTCAATGGCAAACGCTGGTTTGCTTGGCGCAAGTTCTAGGATTAGAAGCGGCACCAGAGTCAGACACTGTCACAGGTGGATTAAGTGATGCAGAGATTGAGGCACTGATTCAACAACGGCAGGAGGCTCGCAAGGCCAAAAACTTTGCAGAGAGCGATCGCATTCGGGATGAGTTAAAAGCTCAAGGGATCACCCTAGTTGATCAACCCGGTGGCGTCACAACCTGGCACCGCAGCTAGTTAATTTTGCTGGTTAGGGATTTATGAGACTCGTGAAACCCTAACAACCAGTGCTAAAGCCGATAATGGAGGGGAAGCCATGAGGGTTCCTCTCTTCATCTATTGCTTTTGTGATTTTGCTCAAAGCTCGCGCTATTTGACAACGAACGATGATATCTGAACTCTCAAAGGCGATCGCGGCTCTAGATCTTCCTGCTGATTGGTTGGGTCTGCGAGCCGTAAAAGACACGTCCTCAACCTACGCTGTCCGAGATGGCAAACCTGAAACTAATGGTAAATCTCTGACGCAGGGCGTCATGGTGGAAGTGCTGGTGAATGGGCAACTGGGCTATGGAGCCACCAATTCGCTCAAGTTGGAAAGTCTGCAAGCCGCAGCTAAAACCGCTTACCAGCAAGCCCTTACCGCCAGCCAATGGTCAATTCACCCGACTACTGTGGCAGAGCGGCCTAAAGTGGTGGGGCAGTACAGCTCACCGTTTTTGAAACCCTTGCAGTCTTTGACGGCTGGGGAAATTAACGAGGTCTTGGTCAAGCTCTGCCAAACCTTGAAGGTATCTGATCAGATTGTGCAGACTAGTGCCGCTGCTCATATCAGAGAAATCGAAACTTGGTTTGTCAGCAGTAACGGCTCCGAGGTTTATCAGAAATTCCTGACTTTAGCGACCGACTACGCGGCGACTGCTCAAGCAGGCCCAGTCGTGCAGCGCCGTAGTCACAATGGTTGGTTGGCGCATTGCCATCAAGGGGGCATGGAGCTGTTTTTGACTCCCGAGCTATGGGCTGAAGTCAAGCAGGTGGGGGAGCAAGCGGTGGAGCTGCTGAGCGCCGAGGAATGCCCCACCACGGCCACGACGCTGGTTCTGGACCCAGACCAAATGCTGCTACAAATTCACGAAAGCGTGGGCCATCCGCTAGAGCTCGATCGCATCCTAGGCGATGAGCGGAATTATGCGGGAGGCAGCTTCGTCAAACCAAAAGATTTTGGGGAGTTGGTTTACGGGTCGCCGCTGATGAATATAACCTTTGACCCCACCGTTCCGGGTGAGTTTTCCAGCTATAGTTTCGACGATACTGGCGTACCTGCAACTCGTGAGTATGTAATTCGCGACGGTGTGCTGGAGCGGGGTTTAGGTAGTTTAGAAAGCCAAGCTCGCCTCGGCCTCCCAGGAGTGGCATGTGCGAGGGCTACTTCCTGGAATCGTCCGGCGATCGATCGCATGGCTAACCTGAATTTAGAACCAGGCAACGCCAGCTTTGAGGAGATGATCGGC
This region includes:
- a CDS encoding TldD/PmbA family protein, translating into MISELSKAIAALDLPADWLGLRAVKDTSSTYAVRDGKPETNGKSLTQGVMVEVLVNGQLGYGATNSLKLESLQAAAKTAYQQALTASQWSIHPTTVAERPKVVGQYSSPFLKPLQSLTAGEINEVLVKLCQTLKVSDQIVQTSAAAHIREIETWFVSSNGSEVYQKFLTLATDYAATAQAGPVVQRRSHNGWLAHCHQGGMELFLTPELWAEVKQVGEQAVELLSAEECPTTATTLVLDPDQMLLQIHESVGHPLELDRILGDERNYAGGSFVKPKDFGELVYGSPLMNITFDPTVPGEFSSYSFDDTGVPATREYVIRDGVLERGLGSLESQARLGLPGVACARATSWNRPAIDRMANLNLEPGNASFEEMIGNIEHGVYMQSNRSWSIDDQRHKFQFGCEYAKLIENGQLTKTLRNPNYRGTTPQFWRSLSQLGDRSTWKLYGSPVCGKGEPNQTIWVGHAAPVCAFTNIEVFGGGA